One genomic region from Mangifera indica cultivar Alphonso chromosome 17, CATAS_Mindica_2.1, whole genome shotgun sequence encodes:
- the LOC123200527 gene encoding ATP-dependent 6-phosphofructokinase 3-like isoform X1 has product MALLVMFLKMFLIYLIIFLIFLHMAIPCKTILRTRLLSKLMIPVYKLYLPLWGFIISQVTGSIVHFARQYFVHVDDTVPQKVVVHKDSPRGIHFRRAGPRQKVYFESDEVHACIVTCGGLCPGLNTVIREIVCGLYHMYGVKKVLGIDGGYRGFYAKNTVPLTPKVVNDIHKRGGTILGTSRGGYDTSKIVDSIQDRGINQVYIIGGDGTQKGASVIYEEVRKRGLKVVVAGIPKTIDNDIPVIDRSFGFDTAVEEAQRAINAAHVEAESIENGIGVVKLMGRYSGFIAMYATLASRDVDCCLIPESPFYLEGEGGLFEFIQKRLKESGHMVIVIAEGAGQDLVAESINSMSQQDASGNKLLEDVGLWISHKIKDHFSKHNKMAINLKYIDPTYMIRAIPSNAADNVYCTLLAQSVVHGAMAGYTGYTSGLVNGRQTYIPFYRINEKQNKVVITDRMWARLLSSTNQPSFLSPKDVIEDKKEEVSPTQLLEDGICSDDSSVNK; this is encoded by the exons ATGGCCCTGCTGGTTATGTTCTTGAAGATGTTCCTCATTTATCTGATTATATTCCTGATCTTCCT ACATATGGCAATCCCCTGCAAGACAATCCTGCGTACTCGGTTGTTAAGTAAGTTGATGATTCcggtatataaattatatttgccCCTTTGGGGTTTTATTATTTCTCAGGTAACTGGATCAATTGTTCATTTTGCCAGGCAGTATTTTGTTCATGTGGATGACACCGTCCCACAAAAG GTTGTTGTTCATAAGGATTCTCCAAGAGGAATTCATTTCCGGCGAGCTGGACCTCGTCAAAAG GTGTATTTTGAGTCTGATGAAGTTCATGCTTGTATTGTGACCTGTGGTGGTCTATGCCCTGGACTAAACACAGTGATCAGAGAAATAGTGTGTGGCCTCTACCATATGTATGGGGTAAAGAAAGTGCTGGGAATAGAT GGAGGATACAGAGGCTTCTATGCTAAGAATACAGTTCCTCTAACCCCCAAGGTTGTGAATGACATCCATAAACGAGGTGGAACTATTCTTGGCACTTCAAGAGGTGGATATGATACCTCCAAGATAGTCGACAGCATTCAGGATAGAGGAATCAATCAG GTTTACATAATTGGAGGAGATGGTACCCAGAAAGGAGCGTCTGTTATATATGAG GAAGTCAGAAAACGTGGTCTCAAAGTTGTAGTTGCTGGGATCCCCAAAACCATTGATAATGACATTCCG GTTATTGACAGGTCTTTTGGCTTTGACACTGCTGTTGAGGAAGCTCAACGTGCTATTAATGCAGCACATGTTGAAGCTGAAAGTATTGAGAACGGTATTGGAGTTGTGAAGTTGATGGGTCGCTATAGTG GGTTTATTGCAATGTATGCTACTCTTGCAAGCCGCGATGTAGACTGTTGCTTAATTCCTGAGTCACCCTTTTATCTTGAAGGGGAGGGTGGACTTTTTGAATTTATCCAGAAACGACTCAAAGAAAGTGGACACATGGTTATTGTGATAGCTGAAGGTGCAGGACAAGACTTGGTTGCTGAGAGCATCAATTCAATGTCCCAGCAGGATGCTTCAGGAAACAAACTTCTCGAAGATGTTGGGCTGTGGATATCACATAAAATCAAG GATCATTTTTCAAAGCACAATAAGATGGCCATAAACCTTAAATATATTG ATCCTACTTACATGATTCGTGCAATTCCAAGTAACGCAGCCGATAATGTTTACTGCACACTTCTTGCTCAAAGTGTTGTACATGGAGCCATGGCTGGGTATACTGGCTATACCAGCGGTCTTGTGAATGGCAGGCAAACTTATATACCCTTCTAT CGAATCAATGAAAAACAGAATAAGGTGGTGATTACAGATAGGATGTGGGCAAGACTACTGTCCTCCACAAATCAGCCAAGCTTTTTGAGTCCCAAGGATGTGATTGAAGACAAGAAAGAGGAAGTGTCACCAACCCAATTGTTGGAGGATGGGATTTGTAGTGATGACAGTTCGGTGAACAAATAG
- the LOC123200802 gene encoding mitochondrial-processing peptidase subunit alpha-like: protein MYRTAASRVRSLKGHVCSRIPAATRFASSSAVATSSYSSGGLFGWLTGLRSNSTPPLDFPLPGVSLPPSLPDYVEPAKTKITTLPNGVKIASEASVSPAASIGLYVDCGSIYESPVSFGATHLLERMAFRSTRNRSQLRVVREVEAIGGNVQASASREQMGYTFDALKTYVPEMVELLIDCVRNPVFLDWEVNEQLLKVKSEISDASNNPQGLLLEAIHSTGYSGALANPLLAPESAINRLNSTILEEFVAENYTAPRLVLAASGVEHEQLLSVAEPLLSDLPSVPCPQEPKSVYIGGDYRCQAGSGDQRTHFALAFELPGGWHNEKEAMTLTVLQMLMGGGGSFSAGGPGKGMYSRLYLRVLNEYTQVQSFSAFNNIYNHTGIFGIQATTGSDFVSKAIDIAVKELIAVATPGEVDQVQLDRAKQSTKSAILMNLESRMVVSEDIGRQVLTYGDRKPLDHFLKAVDDITMKDITSIAQKLLSSPLTMASYGDVINVPSYDSVSNKFKS from the exons ATGTACAGAACAGCTGCCTCTCGCGTTCGCTCTCTCAAG GGTCATGTGTGTAGTAGGATACCTGCAGCCACAAGATTTGCCAGTTCTAGCGCTGTTGCCACAAGTTCATACTCTTCAGGTGGCCTCTTTGGCTGGTTGACTGGGCTGCGATCCAATTCTACACCTCCTCTGGATTTTCCACTTCCAGGTGTCTCTCTTCCCCCTTCATTACCGGATTATGTTGAACCAGCTAAAACCAAGATTACAACTCTCCCGAATGGTGTCAAAATTGCCTCAGAAGCATCAGTG AGCCCTGCTGCCTCAATAGGTTTATATGTTGATTGTGGCTCTATCTATGAGTCACCGGTCTCTTTTGGGGCCACACACTTACTTGAGCGTATGGCCTTTAGAAGCACAAGAAACCGGAGCCAGCTGCGTGTTGTGCGGGAAGTGGAGGCAATCGGTGGCAATGTCCAAGCCTCAGCCTCTAGAGAACAGATGGGATACACTTTTGATGCTCTGAAAACTTATGTTCCTGAAATGGTAGAGTTGCTTATTGACTGTGTGAGGAACCCTGTTTTCTTGGATTGGGAGGTTAATGAGCag CTGCTGAAGGTGAAATCTGAGATCAGCGATGCTTCCAACAATCCCCAAGGCTTGCTTTTGGAAGCAATTCACTCTACTGGTTATTCTGGTGCATTGGCTAATCCTCTTCTAGCCCCAGAATCTGCCATAAATAGATTGAATAGTACAATTTTGGAGGAATTTGTTGCT GAAAATTATACTGCTCCTCGGTTGGTACTCGCAGCTTCTGGTGTTGAACATGAGCAGCTGCTATCTGTAGCTGAACCTCTTTTATCTGACCTACCCAGTGTTCCTTGTCCACAAGAACCAAAATCTGTGTACATTGGAGGTGATTATCGTTGTCAAGCAGGCTCAGGG GACCAGAGAACCCATTTTGCTCTTGCATTTGAACTTCCTGGTGGTTGGCATAATGAGAAGGAAGCTATGACTTTGACTGTTCTTCAG ATGCTAATGGGAGGAGGTGGATCATTCTCAGCAGGGGGGCCTGGAAAAGGAATGTACTCAAGGCTAT ATCTTCGTGTCTTGAATGAGTATACACAAGTTCAGTCATTTTCGGCATTCAACAACATCTACAATCATACTGGCATATTTGGTATTCAGGCTACCACT GGTTCTGATTTTGTATCAAAAGCCATTGACATAGCAGTGAAGGAGCTTATTGCAGTCGCCACTCCTGGAGAAG TTGATCAAGTACAACTAGATCGTGCTAAACAATCAACCAAGTCTgcaattttgatgaatttggaATCCAGA ATGGTTGTATCTGAAGATATAGGCAGACAAGTTTTGACATATGGTGACAG gAAACCCCTGGACCATTTCTTGAAGGCTGTGGATGATATCACAATGAAGGATATTACTTCAATTGCCCAGAAGCTTCTTTCATCCCCACTGACAATGGCATCATATGGAGACG TTATTAATGTCCCAAGCTATGATTCTGTCAGCAACAAGTTCAAGTCATAA
- the LOC123200951 gene encoding inositol oxygenase 2-like, translating to MTILIEQPAVVSQVEEKDLENGTDELILDGEFALPKTLTSEGFVAPEINSFGQTFRDYNAESERQKTVEEFYRLQHINQTYDFVKRMREDYEKLDKAEMSIWECCELLNEVVDESDPDLDEPQIQHLLQSAEAIRKDYPDEDWLHLTALIHDLGKVLTLPEFGKLPQWAVVGDTFPLGCAFDEANVHHTYFKGNPDYDNPTYQTKNGIYSEGCGLDNVMISWGHDDYMYMVAKENGTTLPSAGLFIIRYHSFYPLHKEGAYTHLMNDEDKENLKWLQIFNKYDLYSKSKVLVDVEAVKPYYLSLIEKYFPAKLRW from the exons ATGACGATCCTCATTGAGCAGCCTGCCGTCG TTTCACAAGTTGAGGAGAAGGATCTGGAGAACGGCACGGATGAGTTGATATTAGATGGCGAATTCGCGTTGCCAAAAACTTTGACGAGTGAAGGCTTTGTTGCGCCAGAGATAAATTCTTTTGGCCAAACTTTCAG GGATTATAATGCAGAAAGTGAACGGCAAAAGACTGTCGAAGAATTCTATCGGTTGCAGCACATTAACCAAACATATGACTTC GTTAAGAGAATGAGGGAAGATTATGAGAAATTGGACAAAGCTGAGATGAGCATCTGGGAATGCTGTGAACTCTTGAATGAAGTAGTGGATGAAAGTGATCCTGATTTGGATGAACCTCAAATTCAGCACTTGTTGCAATCTGCTGAAGCCATTAGAAAGGATTATCCTGATGAAGATTGGTTGCACTTGACCGCTCTCATTCATg ATCTAGGAAAGGTTCTTACTCTTCCTGAATTTGGGAAGCTTCCTCAATGGGCTGTTGTTG GAGATACTTTCCCTCTTGGATGCGCTTTTGACGAAGCCAATGTTCACCACACG TATTTCAAGGGAAACCCAGATTATGACAACCCAACCTATCAAACCAAGAATGGAATTTACTCTGAGGGATGTGGATTAGACAACGTTATGATCTCATGGGGCCACGATGATTACATGTacatg GTGGCCAAGGAGAATGGAACAACTCTCCCTTCTGCAGGACTGTTTATCATCCGATATCACTCCTTTTACC ccTTGCACAAGGAGGGTGCATACACCCATCTCATGAACGACGAGGACAAGGAAAATCTCAAGTGGCTCCAAATTTTCAA CAAATATGATTTGTACAGTAAGAGCAAAGTTCTTGTTGATGTTGAAGCAGTAAAGCCATACTATCTTTCCCTCATTGAGAAA TATTTCCCTGCCAAGCTGAGATGGTGA
- the LOC123200529 gene encoding AP-4 complex subunit sigma yields MGIRFILMVNKQGQTRLAQYYEWLTLEERRALEGEIVRKCLARTEQQCSFVEHRNYKIVYRRYASLFFLVGVDNDENELAILEFIHLLVETMDRHFGNVCELDIMFHLEKAHFMLEEMVMNGCIVETSKSIILTPIQLMDKSS; encoded by the exons ATGGGGATCAGATTCATCTTGATGGTCAACAAACAAGGCCAGACACGTCTCGCCCAGTATTACGAATGGCTCACCCTCGAAGAACGACGCGCCCTTGAGGGCGAAATTGTTCGCAAATGTCTCGCTCGCACCGAGCAACAG TGCTCTTTCGTTGAGCATCGCAACTATAAAATCGTTTACCGGCGCTATGCATCGCTGTTTTTCTTAGTCGGAGTTGATAATGATGAA AATGAGCTCGCTATCTTGGAGTTCATACACTTATTAGTAGAAACCATGGATCGACATTTTGGCAACGTG TGTGAATTAGACATCATGTTCCATTTAGAGAAAGCACATTTCATGTTGGAAGAAATGGTCATGAATGGGTGTATTGTCGAGACAAGCAAGTCAATCATTCTGACACCGATACAACTGATGGACAAGTCATCCTGA
- the LOC123201095 gene encoding nudix hydrolase 8-like: protein MMALATVLDGSRVAGCYCRSYVRDARMPCPKAFAFSRLSKGFSHKSLMSPTPFLGVGCIIKKRGINVVSPDVSTQNLAPEFLCASDDEYDGIVVDPESLPSSANAFVSALRASLCNWKLQGKKGVWLKILAQQADLVPIAIREGFSYHHAEPSYVMLTYWIPDEPCMLPATPSHQIGVAGFVMNDKREVLAVKEKCPCSCSGLWKLPTGYINKSEDIFSGAIREVKEETGVDTIFLEMVAFRHAHLVAFEKSDILFMCMLKPVSSAITIDEKELQAAKWMPIDEFVEQPFYLEDQMSRKVIDICIKAHEDQYKGFIARQLNSKLDGKLSYLYYNELNNISPIVM, encoded by the exons ATGATGGCATTGGCAACAGTGTTGGATGGCTCAAGGGTGGCAGGATGTTATTGCCGGAGTTATGTAAGGGACGCTAGAATGCCATGCCCAAAAGCCTTTGCTTTCTCAAGGCTGTCAAAAG GTTTCTCGCACAAGTCCTTGATGTCGCCCACGCCATTTCTTGGGGTTGGCTGTATCATCAAGAAAAGGGGTATTAATGTTGTGTCACCAGACGTGTCAACACAGAATTTGGCTCCGGAATTTCTTTGCGCAAGCGATGATGAATACGATGGAATTGTTGTTGACCCAGAAAGCTTACCTTCCAGTGCAAATGCATTTGTGTCTGCTCTTCGTGCTTCTCTGTGCAATTGGAAACTGCAG GGGAAGAAGGGAGTGTGGCTCAAGATACTAGCACAGCAAGCTGATCTTGTACCAATAGCAATTCGG GAAGGTTTTTCATACCACCATGCTGAACCAAGCTACGTAATGTTAACATACTGGATTCCTGATGAGCCATGCATGCTTCCTGCTACTCCTTCGCATCAAATTGGCGTGGCAGGATTCGTGATGAATGACAAAAGAGAG GTCCTTGCGGTTAAAGAAAAATGTCCATGCAGTTGCTCCGGATTGTGGAAGCTGCCCACTGGTTATATCAATAAG TCTGAAGATATATTCTCAGGGGCTATAAGAGAAGTGAAGGAAGAAACCGGT GTTGACACAATTTTTCTGGAAATGGTTGCTTTTCG ACACGCTCACCTTGTAGCTTTTGAGAAGTCAGATATACTCTTCATGTGCATGCTGAAGCCAGTGTCCTCTGCAATCACCATTGATGAAAAGGAGCTTCAAGCTGCGAAG TGGATGCCCATTGATGAATTTGTGGAGCAGCCATTTTATCTGGAAGACCAAATGTCCAGAAAAGTCATCGACATCTGCATTAAAGCGCACGAAGATCAGTACAAGGGATTTATTGCTCGTCAATTGAACTCTAAATTAGATGGAAAATTATCATACTTGTATTACAATGAACTTAACAATATTTCGCCTATTGTTATGTAA
- the LOC123200527 gene encoding ATP-dependent 6-phosphofructokinase 3-like isoform X2: MASSTENFKPKIVNGPAGYVLEDVPHLSDYIPDLPTYGNPLQDNPAYSVVKQYFVHVDDTVPQKVVVHKDSPRGIHFRRAGPRQKVYFESDEVHACIVTCGGLCPGLNTVIREIVCGLYHMYGVKKVLGIDGGYRGFYAKNTVPLTPKVVNDIHKRGGTILGTSRGGYDTSKIVDSIQDRGINQVYIIGGDGTQKGASVIYEEVRKRGLKVVVAGIPKTIDNDIPVIDRSFGFDTAVEEAQRAINAAHVEAESIENGIGVVKLMGRYSGFIAMYATLASRDVDCCLIPESPFYLEGEGGLFEFIQKRLKESGHMVIVIAEGAGQDLVAESINSMSQQDASGNKLLEDVGLWISHKIKDHFSKHNKMAINLKYIDPTYMIRAIPSNAADNVYCTLLAQSVVHGAMAGYTGYTSGLVNGRQTYIPFYRINEKQNKVVITDRMWARLLSSTNQPSFLSPKDVIEDKKEEVSPTQLLEDGICSDDSSVNK, encoded by the exons ATGGCGTCGTCTACTGAGAACTTCAAACCGAAGATCGTCAATGGCCCTGCTGGTTATGTTCTTGAAGATGTTCCTCATTTATCTGATTATATTCCTGATCTTCCT ACATATGGCAATCCCCTGCAAGACAATCCTGCGTACTCGGTTGTTAA GCAGTATTTTGTTCATGTGGATGACACCGTCCCACAAAAG GTTGTTGTTCATAAGGATTCTCCAAGAGGAATTCATTTCCGGCGAGCTGGACCTCGTCAAAAG GTGTATTTTGAGTCTGATGAAGTTCATGCTTGTATTGTGACCTGTGGTGGTCTATGCCCTGGACTAAACACAGTGATCAGAGAAATAGTGTGTGGCCTCTACCATATGTATGGGGTAAAGAAAGTGCTGGGAATAGAT GGAGGATACAGAGGCTTCTATGCTAAGAATACAGTTCCTCTAACCCCCAAGGTTGTGAATGACATCCATAAACGAGGTGGAACTATTCTTGGCACTTCAAGAGGTGGATATGATACCTCCAAGATAGTCGACAGCATTCAGGATAGAGGAATCAATCAG GTTTACATAATTGGAGGAGATGGTACCCAGAAAGGAGCGTCTGTTATATATGAG GAAGTCAGAAAACGTGGTCTCAAAGTTGTAGTTGCTGGGATCCCCAAAACCATTGATAATGACATTCCG GTTATTGACAGGTCTTTTGGCTTTGACACTGCTGTTGAGGAAGCTCAACGTGCTATTAATGCAGCACATGTTGAAGCTGAAAGTATTGAGAACGGTATTGGAGTTGTGAAGTTGATGGGTCGCTATAGTG GGTTTATTGCAATGTATGCTACTCTTGCAAGCCGCGATGTAGACTGTTGCTTAATTCCTGAGTCACCCTTTTATCTTGAAGGGGAGGGTGGACTTTTTGAATTTATCCAGAAACGACTCAAAGAAAGTGGACACATGGTTATTGTGATAGCTGAAGGTGCAGGACAAGACTTGGTTGCTGAGAGCATCAATTCAATGTCCCAGCAGGATGCTTCAGGAAACAAACTTCTCGAAGATGTTGGGCTGTGGATATCACATAAAATCAAG GATCATTTTTCAAAGCACAATAAGATGGCCATAAACCTTAAATATATTG ATCCTACTTACATGATTCGTGCAATTCCAAGTAACGCAGCCGATAATGTTTACTGCACACTTCTTGCTCAAAGTGTTGTACATGGAGCCATGGCTGGGTATACTGGCTATACCAGCGGTCTTGTGAATGGCAGGCAAACTTATATACCCTTCTAT CGAATCAATGAAAAACAGAATAAGGTGGTGATTACAGATAGGATGTGGGCAAGACTACTGTCCTCCACAAATCAGCCAAGCTTTTTGAGTCCCAAGGATGTGATTGAAGACAAGAAAGAGGAAGTGTCACCAACCCAATTGTTGGAGGATGGGATTTGTAGTGATGACAGTTCGGTGAACAAATAG